GGAAGCGGCATCGCTGCTCGAGGGGCAGAGCGGCCTCCTGATCGTGAGCGTTCCGCACACCACGGCCGGCGTCTGCGTGAACGAAGGGTACGACCCCGACGTGATGGACGACGTCGGGCGCGTGCTGGAGCGGCTGGTGCCATGGAAGGCGGACTATCGCCACGCCGAGGGCAACGCGGCGGCGCACGTGAAGACCATCCTGACGGGGTCCTCGGTGACGCTCCCGCTGCGGGAGGGGGCGATCGAGCTGGGGCGCTGGCAGGAGATCTTCCTCTGCGAGTTCGACGGCCCACGGACCCGGACCGTGCTTCTCACCGTGGTGCCCGCGCCGTGAGCGACGACGAATCTCTCGATCTGTTCGGAGACGCCGGCGCCGGCGGTGGATCAGGCTCCGAAGGGCGCGGCGGCGAGGGGCGAGGCGCCGAGGGGCGCGGACGCCGCGCCGTTCGCCCGCCGCTCGCCGATCGCATGCGCCCCCGCTCCTTCGACGAGTTCGAAGGGCGCGAGGCGCTCCTCGGCCCGGGCACCCTTCTCGGCACCGCCGTGCAGACCGGCAACGTCCCCTCGATCATCCTCTGGGGCCCGCCCGGGAGCGGCAAGACCACGCTGGCCCGGCTCCTCGCCGAATCCAGCCGCGCGCGCTTCGAGCAGTTCAGCGCCGTGACGTCGGGCGTGAAGGAGGTGCGCGAAGTCATCGAGCGCGCCCGCGCCGCGCGGCGCGCGAACGGCGCCCCGACCATCCTGTTCGTGGACGAGATCCACCGCTTCAACAAGGCGCAGCAGGACGCCTTCCTGCCGCACGTCGAGGACGGCACGATCGTGCTGATCGGCGCCACGACCGAGAACCCCTCGTTCGAGGTGAACAACGCCCTCCTCTCCCGGATGAAGGTGATCGTGCTCGGCATGCTTCCGCCCGAGGCGCTCGAACGGATCCTGCGACGCGCGATGCAGGATTCCGAGTGCGGGCTGGGCGGCTCCGGCGTGTCGGCGGACGACGAGGTGATCCGGCTCGTGGCCTCGCTCTCCGGCGGCGATGCCCGCGTGGCGCTCCAGACCCTGGAAAATGCCGCGGCGCTCGCGTCGCGGAGGAAGCCGCGCGTGATCAACCCCGAGGACGTCCGCGAGGCGGCGCAGCGGCGAGCCCTCCCGTACGACCGGGCGGGGGAGGAGCACTACAACATCATCTCGGCGCTCCACAAGGCGCTGCGGGGAAGCGACCCGGACGCCGGGCTCTACTGGCTCGCGCGCATGCTGGAGGCGGGGGAGGATCCTCTGTACGTGGCCCGGCGGCTGATGCGCTTCGCTTCGGAGGACGTGGGGCTGGCGGATCCCGAGGCGCTCCGGCTCGCGGTCGCCGCGAAGGACGCGGTCCACTTCCTGGGCATGCCGGAATGCAACACCGCGCTCGCCCAGCTCGTGGTCTATCTCGCGCTCGCGCCCAAGAGCAACTCGGTCTACCTGGCGTACGGCGCGGCGGCCAAGGACGCGCTGGAGAAGCCGCCCTATCCCGTCCCGCTCCACATCCGGAACGCGCCCACCCCGCTCATGAAGGGTCTGGGATACGGTGCGGGCTACCAGTACGCGCATCAGTACGAAGGCGCCATCGACGCGCAGCGCTACTTCCCGGACGAAATGGGCTCGCCGCGCTACTGGCAGGGGGTGCCGCGCGGGGCGGAGAAGGAGCTGGCGGAGCGTTTGGAGCGGGTTCGGAAGGAAAAGGAGCGCCGCGCGGGGAAGGAGCCCGAGCGGGGCAAAGAGCCGCCGCGGGGGAAACATCCCCCAGGCGACGAGGGACCCGCCGACAAGCCCTAAGGCGACGTCGTGGCCGAGCGCGCGCTCGCCTGCGCCGCGGGCCGTTCCGCCAACGGCACGTCGTAGCGCTCGAGGATCTTCCGGATCTGCTTTCCGCGCTTCTCGATCACGTCGTCGAGGGCCGCCTTCAGCGCCGCATCTCCCTTCCGGACGCCCATCGCGATGTCGAAGGCAAACGGCGGCGCGCCCGGCTGAACGTCCGGGGGGATCGGCGTGACCGAGAGCGGCACGGACGATCGCCGGGCGAAGTAGGCTGCCGTCGGTCCCCACGCCACCGCGACGTCCAGGTCTCCGCTCGCCACGGCATCGATGAGGTTCGCCGGCGGGTTGGGCCTCGAGTAATCCCCGTAGATGGAATAGCCGGTGATCCCGGTGATCCCTCGGCGCGCCAGCGCCTGGACCGGCGGAAGGCTGGCGTAGTCGTCGCCGATCATGTGCGCGCCGATTCGAAGCGACCGGAGCCGGGCGTCGTCCAGCGAGCGGAGCGCGAGGTTCCGGTCGCGGCGGGTCACGAACACGTACGTCGAGCGGTAGTAGGGGCGTGTCGTCAGGGCCAGCTCGAAGTGGGCCGGCAGGCCCAGGACGACGTCGCAGGCGTGCGCGTTCAGGGTGTTCCGGATGAAGCCGCGCCGCTGCGCCCACCAGTAGTAGCGGAGGTCGCGTCCCAGATCCTTCGCGACCAGCTTCGCGATTTCGTTCTCGAATCCCTGTTCCTTGTCGTTGGAGAAAGGGAGGTTGTTGGGGTCGGCGCAGACGCAGAGGGTGCGGCTCGAGTCGGGGCTCCCCGCACGAGGGGCAGCCTGCCCGGCGGCGGCGGCGCAGGAGACTCCGCTCGCGACGAGTGCCAAGCCCAGCCACACCGAGACTGCCAGGGTCCGTTTCACGGCCGGCGCGATTTGCATCAAACGTGCCCCCGAACGCAATCGCGCAACCCCTTGCCGCGCGGCGGGCCCACAGTCCCGCGCGGCCCTCCAAAGTACAAAGTACAGCCGCCATTGCCGCTTCCGGCCGTTGCTGTTAGCTTCCGGCGCGTGACGCTCCCCAAGGCGGCCCACTGGAAGAACGTCGGCTATCTGCTCTCGGTCGAGTGCTTCTGGGGCATCTCCCTCGCCCTCATCTCGATGGTGGCCATCCTCCCGGTCTTCCTGACGCACCTGGGGGCCAGCAACGCCGCGCTCGGCATTCTTCCCGTGGTGTGGATCCTCGCCTCGTCGTTCCCGGGGATCTTCGCCTCCCACTACACGTCGAACCAGGCTCATCGGAAGCGCGCGGTGATCCTGCTCCACGTCGCGGCCGCCATCCCGTGGCTCTTCATCGCGGCCTGGTTCGGGCTCTTCCCCCGGCCCTCGCCCGCGGTGGACATCGCGGTCTTCATCGCGACCTGGGGCGTCGCCTGGGTGTGGATGGGATTCACCATCCCGGTCTGGATCAATTTCGTCGGAAAGGTGACGCGCGCGGACATGCGCGCCCGCTCCTTCGCGACGATCTTCTTCTTCCAGACGATGATGGGCGCCATCGGCGGGTGGGCGGCCAGCCGCGTGCTCGGCTCGGGATTGCCGTTTCCGGCCAACTACGCGCTCGGCTTTCTCATCGCCGGGATCTGCATGGCCGCGGGCGCGATCTTCTTCCTCCCGGTGCGGGAGGAGGCGGGCGCCGTGAGCGAGCCGGGCCAGCCCTGGCCCACGGTCGTCAAGCACGCGCGCGAGATCTGGGCAGATCGTGGCGGGATCCGCGTCTACCTCTGGATTTTGTTCCTCACGACCGGCTGCTACCTGCTGATCACCTACTACCCGGTTTTCGCGGAGCGGCGCTTTCACCTGACCGCTCGCGATTCGGCGCTCTACACCGCCCTCTGCATGGCGGGGCAGATGGTGGGGAGCGTCCTCACGGGCTTGGTCGGCGACCGCTTCGGCTACGCGCGCGTCTCGCTCATCGCGACCGTCGCGCTCGTGATCGGACTGTCGCTCGCCATCTGGAGCGGGCATCCCGCCGTCTACTACGTCACGGCGTTCGCGCTCGGCGTCTTCCTCGTCGCCGACCGGATCGCGCTCTACAACCTGTCGATGGCCTTCAGCCCGCACGAGGACAACACGGCCTATCTCGGCATCGTGCCGGCGATGGTGGCGCCCTTGATGGCCGTCGTGGCCGGCTCCTCGGGTGCCCTGATCGACCGGTTCTCGTTCGTGCCGGTGGCCGCGGTCGGCCTCGTCGGCGCCGCGGCCGCGCTCTTCCTCGCGCTCTTCCGGCTCCCCGAGCCGCGCTACTCCCTCGCAGGAAGGAGGAACTCTTCGTGAAGCAGCGCTCCGCACGGTTCGATGAGGCCGCGCTCCCGGCCGCGATTCTGACCGCGCTCCTCACGCTCGCGGCCTCGCCCGCCGCGGCGCTTCCGCTCTATGCGTCGCGCGAAGGAGACGTCTGTCAGACCTGCCACGTCGATCCGAACGGGGGAGGGATCCGGAACGAGTTCGGATTCTCGTACGAGAAGAACCGCCATTCGGCCGAGCCGGAAGAGCGATGGGCGTCGATGACCGTGAAGCCGAAGCTGAACGAGTGGATCACGCTGGGCGTAGACCTGCGCACGATGTACGTCGCGTCGCACGTCAACGGCGGATCGCGGACGCTCGAGACGTCCACCTTCTTTCCCATGGAAGGGCAGGTGAACGTCGCGATCATGCCGCACGAACATCTCACGCTCGTAGCGAGCCAGGGTCTGGTCGTGGATGTGCCGGGGTTTCCGACGAGCTACGTCGCTCGGGAGATCTACGGGATGCTCGAAGGGCTTCCCGGCGACGCCTACGTTCGGGTCGGAAGGTTCCGGCTGCCGTTCGGCCTGAGGCAGGACGACCACACGTCGTTCGTCCGGAGCCTGGACTTCCTGCCGTACGATTCACAGAAGCCCGATGCGGGAATCGAGGTCGGGCATGTGGGATCACGGCTCTTCCAGCAGATTTCCTTCACGAACGGAACGACGCCCTTCAGCGAACGTGCCCAGACCCTCGCCGCCAAGATCGGGTTCGCCGGCCGGGCATTCCAGTCCGGCATCTCGGCATTTCACCGCTACTCCGACGACGTGAACCCGAGCCGCTATGGCCGCTACGGCCTTTACGTCTCGGGAACCCGAGGGAGAGCTACCGTCCTTGCCGAAGCGGCGGCCGGGACCGACGGTTTCCTGGGGGTGGAGCGGAACCGCGAGGCGATGTTTGCCGAAGGGGACTATCGACTGAGCCGCGGTGTGAACGTGCGTGCCAAGTTCGACTACCTGGATCGGGACCGCGACCAACCGGGACAGTGGCTTCGGCGCTGGACCGGGGAGCTCGAGTGGAATCCCGTGCCGTTCACGCAGGCGCGGCTGTCGTATCGCTACAACGACGACTCCGGCGGAACGGTCATTCAGGAATATCTGGCCCAGCTCTACTTCCCGTTCTAGAAAAGCGAAAGGGGCACCGTCCGAACACGGCACCCCCTCGCTCGCGCCACGCCTTCGGCGCAGATCACTTATACGCCGGGATCCCCGTGATGGCCTCGCCGATCACCAGCGTGTGGATGTCGTGCGTTCCCTCGTACGTGTAGACCGACTCCAGATTGCACATGTGGCGCCCGCACTGGTACTCGTCGGTGATCCCGCTCGCGCCGAGGATCTCGCGCGCCATGCGCGCGATCTTGAGCGCCACCTCGATGTTGTTCATCTTGCCCAGCGAGACCTGGTGCGGCTTCAGCGTTCCGGCGTCCTTGAGCCGCCCCAGCTGGAGCGCGAGCAGCTGCCCCTTCGTGATCTCGCGGATCATCCAGGCCAGCTTCTCCTGCACCATCTGGAAGCCCGCGATCGGCCGGTCGAACTGGATGCGGGTCTTCGAATACTCGAGCGCCTCGTGGTAGCAGGCCATGGCCGAGCCCAGGCCGCCCCACGCGATCCCGTAGCGCGCCTGATTCAGGCAGCCGAGCGGCCCCTTCAGCCCTTCCACGTTCGGCAGGAGGTTCTCCGCCGGGATGCGGCAGTCCTGGAAGGAGAGCTCGGAGGTGACCGAGGCGCGGAGCGAGAACTTGCCGTGGATGTCGCGCGTGGAATAGCCCGGCGTTCCGTTCTCCACGATGAAGCCGCGAATCTTGCCGTCCATCCGGGCCCAGACGATCGCGATGTGGGCGACGCCGCCGTTCGTGATCCACATCTTGCTTCCGTTCAGGACGTAGCCGTTTCCATCCTTCTTGGCCGTCGTGATCATGCCGGCCGGGTTCGAGCCGTAGTCGGCCTCGGTGAGGCCGAAGCAGCCGATCACCTTTCCCTTGGCCATCTCGGGGAGCCACTTGTTCTTCTGCTCGTCCGAGCCGTAGGCGAGAATGGGGTACATGCAGAGGCCGCCCTGCACCGAGACGAACGAGCGGAGCCCGCTGTCGCCGCGCTCCAGCTCCTGCATGATCAGCCCGTAGGCGACGTTGTTCAGCCCGGGGCATCCGTAGCCCTGGATGTTCGCGCCGTAGACGCCCAGCTCGGCCATCTCGGGGATCAGGTTCGCGGGGAAGGTGCCCTCGCGGTTGTGCTTCTCGATGACCGGCATGACGCGATCGGTCACGAACTGGCGGATCGTGTCCCGGACCGCGATCTCTTCCTCGCTGAACAGGCCGTCGATCTCCAGGAAATCGACGCCGTCGAACTTTTCCATCGGTTGTCCTCCACGGAGCGGGCGCGTGTCGCGCCTCGGGGCAAGGCGGAAGAGAATACCCCGGGTGGAGGCCACAAAACAAGGCGGGCCGCCGCGTTCGCGGCGGCCCTGGGCGGGTGCGCTGCCGTCCCTCGGAAGGGGTTCGAGAGGGGCGCGCTACCAGCCCGCCTTTCCGGTCGAGTAGCGGGAGAAGTGCTGGAGGGTGCTCGTGACGCCCAGGCTGGCCCAGTTCGCGTCGGGCGGGCTGTCGCCGCCGCTCGAGCCGCCGTCGACCTGCGTCACGCAGTCGGTCGCGGACGTGACCGTCTTGGTGGTGGTCACGTCGGTCCACGTCGCGGTCTTCGGATCCATCCAGTAGATCGCGAGCGAGTCGCTCGGGACGTCGGTGTCGGTGGTATTGGCCGCGAGATAGACCGGCGCCTTGAATCCGTTCAGCCGCGCGGGGGCGATCTCCAGATCGACGACCATGAGCGTGGAGTCCGGCATCGACATCGTGACCGTCCCCACGCTGTCGAACGCGCCGGGCGCGAAGGCGACGAAGAAGCGCCCGCAGCGGACCCAGCCGCCCAGCGCGCCGACGATCTCCTTGGAGACCCTGAGGGCTCGGCTTCCGGACGTCGTTACGGTGTCGGTGGCGGCCGCGACCGTCAACCGCTCGAAGCTCGTCGCGCCGTCGGCGCTGACCACGAGGAGCGGGGGACCGGCCACGGCCGCCGGAGTCTCGGGAGCGGTCGGCGCGTCGCCGCAGCCCTCGACGGCGACCGCAAGAACCGCCGCCAGGGCAAGCGCCGTCACGCGCCGGCCGTAGGAACCGCGCAGGGCGCGCATCACGTGGCGCTCCGCTCGCCGCCCCGGACCACGGGCGCCGGCTCGGGCTTCGCGGTCGAGGCGGCCGGCATGGCCGCCTTGTCCGCCTTCATGTCCGAGACGTACCGGAAGTAGGCGTCCCGGATGAAGTAGGTCGCGATCACCGCGACGAAGGCGCTCATGTAGCCCCAGGTCAGGAAGAGAATCGCGAAGAGGTACCCGAGCAGGCTCAGCACCGTGGCGCCGACCAGCTCGTAGGTGAAGGCGAAGCTCTCGCGCCAAACCCGAAGCGCGTTCTGGCACCGGGAGATCGCGATCACGACGGCGACCAGCACCGTGTTCACCAGGAAGTAGGTCACGGCCGAAGCCAGAACCGGGACCGCGTTCAACGGCGAGGCCACGGCTTCGAGCGAACCGCTTCGCCCGCCGGTGGCGTGAAAGACCCACGAGGCGACGAAGACGGTCACCGCGCACATGCCACAGTTGAACAGCGCCCGGTACCACGCGCGCTTCCGGAAGAGCAGATCGGCGAGAAGTCCCGCAGCCGCGGTCACGACGACCGCGTCCCACGGCGCGAGGAGGAGGAGCGTCGCGAAGTTCGCGGCGTTCGCCATGCTCAGGTAGCCGCGTCCGTGCGGGTCGGGCAGCCAGAGCACCTCGCCGAGCAGATTCGCGAGCAGCCAGAAGAGGAGCGCGAGAAGTCCCAGCGTCGGATCGGGAGCGCCCGCCGCCCACAGGGCGAGGCCGCCGCCGCCGACCACCAGGGTGATGTAGACCGCGAGCATCATGGTCGTTCGCGCTCCCTTACCAGCCGGCCTTGCCGGCGGAGTACTTCGAGAAGTGCTGCAGGTCTGCCGTCGGAAGTCCCGTGCCCGGCTGGGGATCGGCGCCGATGTCGACCCAGGTCTTGAAATCGAGCCAGAAGATCGTGACGGGGCTGGTCAACGCCAGCCCGCGCGGGTTGTAGCTCAGCCCGACCGGGACCTCGAAGCCGTTCAACCTCTTT
This genomic window from Candidatus Binatia bacterium contains:
- a CDS encoding secondary thiamine-phosphate synthase enzyme YjbQ → EAASLLEGQSGLLIVSVPHTTAGVCVNEGYDPDVMDDVGRVLERLVPWKADYRHAEGNAAAHVKTILTGSSVTLPLREGAIELGRWQEIFLCEFDGPRTRTVLLTVVPAP
- a CDS encoding replication-associated recombination protein A, whose product is MSDDESLDLFGDAGAGGGSGSEGRGGEGRGAEGRGRRAVRPPLADRMRPRSFDEFEGREALLGPGTLLGTAVQTGNVPSIILWGPPGSGKTTLARLLAESSRARFEQFSAVTSGVKEVREVIERARAARRANGAPTILFVDEIHRFNKAQQDAFLPHVEDGTIVLIGATTENPSFEVNNALLSRMKVIVLGMLPPEALERILRRAMQDSECGLGGSGVSADDEVIRLVASLSGGDARVALQTLENAAALASRRKPRVINPEDVREAAQRRALPYDRAGEEHYNIISALHKALRGSDPDAGLYWLARMLEAGEDPLYVARRLMRFASEDVGLADPEALRLAVAAKDAVHFLGMPECNTALAQLVVYLALAPKSNSVYLAYGAAAKDALEKPPYPVPLHIRNAPTPLMKGLGYGAGYQYAHQYEGAIDAQRYFPDEMGSPRYWQGVPRGAEKELAERLERVRKEKERRAGKEPERGKEPPRGKHPPGDEGPADKP
- a CDS encoding substrate-binding domain-containing protein, with the translated sequence MKRTLAVSVWLGLALVASGVSCAAAAGQAAPRAGSPDSSRTLCVCADPNNLPFSNDKEQGFENEIAKLVAKDLGRDLRYYWWAQRRGFIRNTLNAHACDVVLGLPAHFELALTTRPYYRSTYVFVTRRDRNLALRSLDDARLRSLRIGAHMIGDDYASLPPVQALARRGITGITGYSIYGDYSRPNPPANLIDAVASGDLDVAVAWGPTAAYFARRSSVPLSVTPIPPDVQPGAPPFAFDIAMGVRKGDAALKAALDDVIEKRGKQIRKILERYDVPLAERPAAQASARSATTSP
- a CDS encoding MFS transporter; this translates as MTLPKAAHWKNVGYLLSVECFWGISLALISMVAILPVFLTHLGASNAALGILPVVWILASSFPGIFASHYTSNQAHRKRAVILLHVAAAIPWLFIAAWFGLFPRPSPAVDIAVFIATWGVAWVWMGFTIPVWINFVGKVTRADMRARSFATIFFFQTMMGAIGGWAASRVLGSGLPFPANYALGFLIAGICMAAGAIFFLPVREEAGAVSEPGQPWPTVVKHAREIWADRGGIRVYLWILFLTTGCYLLITYYPVFAERRFHLTARDSALYTALCMAGQMVGSVLTGLVGDRFGYARVSLIATVALVIGLSLAIWSGHPAVYYVTAFALGVFLVADRIALYNLSMAFSPHEDNTAYLGIVPAMVAPLMAVVAGSSGALIDRFSFVPVAAVGLVGAAAALFLALFRLPEPRYSLAGRRNSS
- a CDS encoding acyl-CoA dehydrogenase family protein, whose product is MEKFDGVDFLEIDGLFSEEEIAVRDTIRQFVTDRVMPVIEKHNREGTFPANLIPEMAELGVYGANIQGYGCPGLNNVAYGLIMQELERGDSGLRSFVSVQGGLCMYPILAYGSDEQKNKWLPEMAKGKVIGCFGLTEADYGSNPAGMITTAKKDGNGYVLNGSKMWITNGGVAHIAIVWARMDGKIRGFIVENGTPGYSTRDIHGKFSLRASVTSELSFQDCRIPAENLLPNVEGLKGPLGCLNQARYGIAWGGLGSAMACYHEALEYSKTRIQFDRPIAGFQMVQEKLAWMIREITKGQLLALQLGRLKDAGTLKPHQVSLGKMNNIEVALKIARMAREILGASGITDEYQCGRHMCNLESVYTYEGTHDIHTLVIGEAITGIPAYK